A section of the Polynucleobacter sp. AP-Sving-400A-A2 genome encodes:
- a CDS encoding adenine phosphoribosyltransferase, producing MNLLDYLPVVPDFPKPGILFRDISPLLANPSAFKEATLQLEALAQQFDYSHILGIESRGFIFGSALAYQTHKGLALARKPNKLPLASHRESYGLEYGSDSLEIAQSTLPSGSRVLIVDDVLATGGTIIAASKLLKKAGFNVAGALTFLEIAGLHGGDILTQNGVANKTVFIA from the coding sequence ATGAATTTATTAGATTATCTACCCGTAGTCCCCGACTTTCCTAAGCCAGGAATTCTCTTTAGGGATATCTCTCCTTTATTAGCTAATCCGAGTGCATTTAAGGAGGCTACACTGCAACTAGAGGCACTTGCACAGCAATTTGATTACAGTCATATTTTAGGAATTGAATCACGGGGCTTTATCTTTGGTAGCGCCCTCGCCTATCAGACTCATAAAGGCCTCGCTTTAGCACGCAAACCCAATAAGCTACCCTTGGCAAGCCATCGAGAATCCTATGGCTTAGAGTACGGCTCTGATTCCTTGGAAATTGCCCAATCTACTTTGCCGTCAGGCTCGCGGGTTTTGATTGTGGACGACGTACTAGCTACCGGCGGTACCATCATCGCAGCCAGTAAATTACTCAAAAAGGCTGGCTTTAACGTTGCTGGTGCTCTCACGTTTTTAGAAATTGCTGGTTTACATGGTGGCGATATCCTCACCCAGAACGGAGTCGCCAATAAGACAGTCTTTATTGCCTAA
- a CDS encoding citryl-CoA lyase, translated as MTNSSNKTPVTSLCTHTLTSLHYRDADLVEDLMGKKTFTEVMLMQILGRTPRPVDIRITDVVLIVLMEHGLTPSAIATRLIYMSAPENLQGAVSAGLLAVGSSFIGTMENCSGLLDRITAASNPEAEALEIAQHYKVIKAAVPGFGHHLHKPVDPRAYKLLEMGRAEPDLKGDKIRALEILSKAVDTVAGRPITINATGAVAALLGEIGIPTAVMRGFAVISRSAGLVAHIVEEQQSPSGRFIWDTVEHAIPFVDGANKIG; from the coding sequence ATGACTAATTCATCCAACAAAACGCCAGTAACTAGTTTGTGCACCCATACTCTTACCAGTCTGCACTATCGCGATGCAGACCTTGTCGAAGACTTGATGGGTAAAAAAACGTTTACCGAAGTGATGTTGATGCAAATCTTAGGAAGAACTCCACGACCTGTAGATATCCGAATCACAGACGTTGTACTCATTGTTCTCATGGAACATGGCCTCACACCCAGTGCCATTGCAACGCGATTGATTTACATGAGTGCACCAGAAAATCTTCAAGGAGCCGTATCAGCTGGCTTGCTGGCTGTTGGTAGTTCTTTCATTGGCACCATGGAAAATTGTTCCGGCTTATTAGATCGCATTACAGCGGCGAGTAATCCTGAGGCAGAAGCGCTCGAGATAGCGCAACATTACAAAGTAATCAAGGCAGCAGTTCCGGGATTTGGGCATCACCTTCATAAACCAGTAGACCCACGAGCATACAAACTATTAGAAATGGGTCGGGCTGAACCAGACCTCAAGGGCGATAAGATCCGAGCACTGGAAATTCTATCGAAAGCCGTTGATACGGTAGCTGGTCGCCCGATTACGATCAATGCTACTGGTGCAGTAGCTGCACTGCTGGGTGAGATCGGCATTCCGACTGCAGTCATGCGTGGCTTTGCTGTTATCTCACGCTCAGCAGGTTTGGTAGCCCATATTGTTGAAGAGCAACAAAGTCCCTCTGGCCGTTTTATTTGGGATACCGTTGAACATGCCATTCCCTTTGTGGATGGCGCCAATAAGATTGGCTAA
- a CDS encoding tripartite tricarboxylate transporter substrate binding protein, with amino-acid sequence MNRFLQLGLLTCFCLFCSLATAYPYKPITIIVPQAPGGTNDIVGRVVAQRLGEQIKASVVVENKPGAGGNIGTQFVANAPKDGHTLLMTISSAQAINPALYKNPGFDPVNDFIPLAMVGSVPNVLVVNANFPAKNLDDFLKLVKSKPPETYQFASAGNGTLNHLLGEMLNQSYGISLQHIPYKGVAPALNDLLGGQIQIAFASLPSVLQYINTQKLVALGVSSSRRSPLLPEVPSISEKIPGFSGTLWIGLFAPKGTPKPVIDKLQKEMQLTLTNPELREKLQATGVELANMTPAEFAKQLQEDITRWAKIVKASGASLD; translated from the coding sequence ATGAACCGCTTCCTGCAATTAGGACTCCTGACTTGTTTCTGCTTGTTTTGTAGTTTAGCAACTGCCTATCCGTATAAACCAATCACCATTATTGTTCCCCAAGCACCAGGTGGAACAAATGACATTGTGGGTCGAGTAGTTGCACAGCGGCTCGGAGAGCAAATCAAAGCCTCCGTGGTTGTCGAGAATAAACCGGGTGCTGGCGGCAATATTGGCACTCAGTTTGTTGCCAATGCCCCGAAGGACGGTCACACACTTTTAATGACAATTAGTAGTGCTCAAGCTATTAATCCCGCCCTCTATAAGAATCCAGGTTTTGATCCAGTCAATGACTTTATTCCCCTGGCCATGGTTGGATCAGTTCCAAATGTTCTAGTTGTAAATGCTAATTTTCCGGCCAAGAATCTAGATGATTTTTTAAAGTTAGTTAAATCAAAGCCCCCGGAGACTTACCAATTTGCATCAGCTGGTAATGGGACGCTAAATCACCTCTTAGGTGAAATGCTTAATCAAAGCTATGGGATATCGTTGCAACATATTCCCTATAAAGGAGTTGCACCCGCACTCAATGATCTCTTGGGTGGGCAAATTCAAATTGCTTTTGCTAGCTTGCCATCCGTTTTGCAATACATTAATACTCAAAAATTAGTTGCCCTGGGTGTGAGCTCTTCAAGGCGCTCCCCCCTACTGCCCGAGGTCCCATCCATATCAGAAAAGATTCCAGGCTTTTCTGGAACTCTTTGGATAGGTTTATTCGCACCTAAAGGCACGCCTAAGCCAGTCATCGATAAATTGCAAAAGGAGATGCAGTTAACCCTGACCAATCCCGAGTTGAGAGAAAAACTGCAGGCCACTGGAGTAGAGCTTGCAAACATGACTCCAGCAGAATTTGCTAAACAGCTTCAAGAAGACATTACACGCTGGGCGAAGATCGTTAAAGCATCGGGCGCCTCTCTTGACTAA
- a CDS encoding SDR family oxidoreductase, whose translation MGTQTQLARECVLITGASRGIGRAIAERLIADGMHVINFDKIAPQESSPHESFYEVDVSNETALRSTLIKAISKYPITRLVNNAGIVRPATIEKTSIEDFYAVMNVNVAAVIICVQELLPTMQAAHFGRIVNISSRAALGKEERIAYATSKAGLLGLTRTLALELAADGITVNAIGPGPIATELFQSANPLGTPATQRILDSIPLGRIGQPEEVAHIVASLLDQRAGFTTGQVVYVCGGMTVGLHQ comes from the coding sequence ATGGGTACTCAAACTCAATTAGCGAGAGAATGCGTATTGATTACAGGTGCTAGCCGCGGTATCGGGCGAGCAATTGCTGAGCGTTTGATTGCCGATGGGATGCACGTCATTAACTTTGACAAAATAGCCCCTCAAGAAAGTTCACCTCATGAGAGTTTCTATGAGGTCGATGTATCAAATGAAACTGCATTGCGAAGTACGCTAATAAAGGCGATATCAAAGTATCCCATTACCCGCTTAGTCAATAATGCGGGTATTGTGCGCCCTGCCACAATAGAAAAAACCAGCATTGAAGATTTTTATGCAGTGATGAATGTGAATGTTGCCGCAGTCATTATTTGTGTACAGGAACTTCTCCCCACCATGCAAGCAGCTCACTTTGGACGGATTGTGAATATCTCTAGTCGCGCCGCTTTGGGTAAAGAAGAGCGTATTGCGTATGCCACTTCTAAAGCAGGCTTACTAGGACTAACGCGTACATTGGCCTTAGAGCTTGCGGCTGATGGCATCACTGTGAACGCTATTGGACCTGGCCCTATTGCAACAGAGCTCTTTCAGAGTGCAAACCCTCTAGGTACACCTGCTACACAACGTATTCTTGATAGCATACCCTTGGGTCGCATTGGTCAACCAGAAGAAGTAGCACATATCGTTGCTTCACTACTAGATCAACGCGCTGGATTTACTACCGGCCAAGTAGTGTATGTTTGTGGTGGCATGACTGTAGGACTACATCAATAA
- a CDS encoding class I adenylate-forming enzyme family protein, with product MFPIDFFWRASLRWPKRTAIDTPTGPISYEELASKVKALASALVALDPHLQSRVAICSGNSAEHIIALLAVLASGKVWVPLNPKSTRPEIRRIIDITEPSLIIHDQALGELLTDAPGIFILTSMDDGQTSSKTMGSLIQGYDGASLPSFDLPLDATQAIKFTGGTTGAPKGVMQPYRAWLANITNQIQSWGFDEHERYIVAAPITHGTSTYILPILAQGGCHVILDGAGAEVVRTAFRERGGTASFMPPTMLYMLMALPNASRKDFPKLRRLIYGGAPMPAEKVRIVREFFGPVLCTTYGQTEAPQILTIMKPEDFEDPQNWAAVGCATWFSDVAIMAPDGSFLPTGEIGEVVVRGDLLMTGYWRMPEKTAETIINGWLHTGDRGLIDQRGYLYLKDRLKDIVITGGFNVYPVDVENALTQHPSVHECLVFGVPDDKWGESVQAAVQLRPGQQVDEAALISFVRELLGPVQTPKRIHFYESLPRSNVGKLLKSAVLQNILNPSTHS from the coding sequence ATGTTTCCAATCGACTTCTTTTGGCGAGCATCTTTGCGCTGGCCAAAGCGCACAGCCATTGACACCCCTACTGGCCCGATTAGCTATGAAGAGTTAGCCTCCAAAGTGAAGGCGCTTGCTAGCGCCCTTGTTGCATTGGACCCTCATCTTCAAAGCCGCGTGGCAATTTGCTCAGGCAATAGCGCGGAGCACATCATCGCCCTATTGGCGGTACTTGCCTCTGGCAAAGTATGGGTTCCGCTCAACCCTAAAAGTACTCGACCTGAAATACGACGCATCATCGACATCACAGAACCAAGCCTCATCATTCATGATCAAGCCTTAGGTGAATTGTTAACCGATGCCCCAGGTATTTTTATCCTAACCAGCATGGATGATGGGCAAACATCAAGCAAAACAATGGGTAGTCTGATCCAAGGTTACGATGGCGCCTCACTCCCATCATTTGACCTGCCTTTAGATGCCACTCAAGCGATCAAATTTACTGGCGGTACTACGGGCGCTCCAAAAGGAGTGATGCAACCCTATCGCGCCTGGCTGGCTAATATAACTAACCAGATTCAGTCGTGGGGCTTTGATGAACATGAGCGCTATATTGTCGCTGCGCCAATTACTCATGGCACATCAACTTATATTTTGCCCATCCTAGCGCAAGGCGGATGCCATGTCATCCTAGATGGGGCTGGTGCTGAAGTTGTTCGCACAGCCTTTAGAGAGCGTGGTGGCACTGCCTCCTTTATGCCACCAACAATGCTATACATGTTGATGGCATTACCCAATGCCTCGCGCAAGGATTTTCCCAAGCTACGCAGACTGATATATGGTGGCGCACCAATGCCCGCTGAAAAAGTGCGTATTGTCCGTGAATTTTTTGGTCCCGTACTTTGCACTACTTATGGTCAAACTGAGGCCCCTCAAATATTAACCATTATGAAACCGGAGGATTTTGAAGATCCTCAAAATTGGGCTGCAGTTGGTTGCGCTACCTGGTTTAGTGATGTCGCAATCATGGCGCCTGATGGAAGTTTCCTACCAACAGGCGAAATTGGTGAGGTAGTGGTACGCGGTGATCTTCTCATGACAGGCTACTGGCGTATGCCAGAAAAAACTGCGGAAACGATCATTAATGGCTGGCTGCACACTGGAGATCGCGGTTTGATTGATCAGCGTGGTTACCTCTATCTAAAAGACCGCCTCAAGGATATCGTGATTACCGGAGGATTTAATGTGTATCCAGTAGATGTTGAAAATGCTTTAACTCAACACCCCTCCGTTCACGAATGTCTGGTCTTTGGCGTTCCAGATGATAAGTGGGGAGAAAGCGTGCAAGCAGCAGTACAACTTCGCCCCGGCCAACAGGTTGATGAGGCAGCCCTCATTTCTTTTGTGCGCGAACTCTTGGGGCCGGTTCAGACACCAAAACGTATCCACTTTTATGAGAGTTTGCCTCGCTCTAATGTGGGCAAATTACTCAAGAGCGCCGTCCTCCAAAATATTCTTAACCCTTCAACACATTCTTAA
- a CDS encoding amidase: MKIQSSLVQACELIQKEQLSVDDYLGQCVALADALEPTLKAFTVRASLPTLIQQSGLGPLRGIPVAIKDLIDTKDFVTSYGSAIYKDFVPSEDAEIVKKIRALGGVIFGKSVTTEFAWRNPGATSNPWNSNHTPGGSSSGSAAAVASGIVPLAIGSQTAGSIIRPASYCGIVGYKASYGAVPRSGVHPVSGSLDHIGFFTRSVADGVCAFNFLKNSTTEEDYSIVIPELILKPVNAVLDQQKPRFAILSSPFDELLSQEQMDILKKAATLLKASGASIEELSLPQTYWDGIEALAVLMSYEAAVVHKKHLEQFPEMLGADIKELIEKGNACSERDYLEAKNLQIALRKSIGKYFERFDAILAPPATGEAPKGLSFTGNPIFCSLWTFIGTPAIALPVGKSSNGLPLGVQLIGAYCEDEKLVNMAAFAEASFKTLNN; this comes from the coding sequence ATGAAAATACAAAGTAGCCTTGTGCAAGCTTGCGAGCTCATCCAGAAGGAGCAGCTTTCGGTAGATGACTATTTAGGGCAATGCGTGGCGCTAGCAGATGCATTGGAGCCGACATTAAAAGCTTTTACCGTCAGAGCTTCACTACCCACTCTGATACAACAATCAGGCTTGGGTCCGCTTAGGGGTATTCCAGTGGCAATTAAAGATCTGATCGATACAAAAGATTTCGTAACAAGCTATGGATCTGCAATTTATAAAGATTTTGTACCTAGTGAGGATGCCGAAATAGTCAAAAAGATTCGCGCCTTAGGTGGCGTTATCTTTGGTAAAAGCGTCACAACCGAATTTGCGTGGCGTAATCCGGGAGCTACAAGCAATCCATGGAATAGTAATCACACTCCAGGAGGATCTTCAAGTGGCTCTGCAGCAGCGGTTGCAAGCGGGATTGTGCCGCTGGCGATAGGATCCCAAACTGCAGGGTCCATTATTAGACCGGCCTCATATTGTGGAATCGTTGGATATAAGGCGAGTTATGGAGCAGTTCCCCGCAGCGGAGTCCATCCAGTTTCTGGCTCACTAGATCACATTGGTTTTTTTACCAGATCCGTTGCAGATGGAGTGTGTGCATTTAATTTTCTCAAAAATTCCACAACTGAAGAGGATTATTCAATTGTGATTCCTGAGCTTATTCTTAAACCAGTGAATGCAGTTTTAGATCAGCAGAAACCCCGTTTTGCAATTCTCAGTTCTCCATTCGATGAATTGTTAAGCCAAGAACAGATGGATATCTTAAAAAAGGCGGCGACATTATTAAAAGCCTCAGGCGCCAGCATTGAAGAATTATCGTTACCACAGACTTATTGGGATGGAATAGAAGCATTGGCGGTACTGATGTCATATGAGGCTGCAGTAGTACATAAAAAACATCTTGAACAATTTCCTGAAATGTTGGGCGCAGATATAAAAGAATTAATTGAAAAAGGAAATGCGTGTTCGGAAAGAGATTATCTGGAAGCTAAGAATCTGCAGATTGCCTTACGTAAGTCGATTGGTAAATATTTTGAGCGTTTTGATGCAATCTTGGCACCCCCTGCAACCGGCGAGGCACCAAAAGGTCTCAGCTTTACCGGAAATCCGATCTTTTGCTCTCTTTGGACTTTTATAGGCACTCCAGCCATCGCACTACCCGTAGGCAAATCCAGTAATGGACTTCCACTAGGCGTTCAGCTCATCGGTGCTTACTGTGAGGATGAAAAATTAGTCAATATGGCCGCGTTCGCCGAGGCAAGCTTTAAGACTCTAAACAACTAG
- a CDS encoding tripartite tricarboxylate transporter substrate binding protein, giving the protein MSLSFEKRRGLLVLITVLACCAVGVANAQTNASWPDKPIKIIVGYSAGGATDILARLVAVKMGITLGQTVIIENKPGANSNVGAEIVARSPADGYTLYAFSIANTINMSLYPKLGYDALKDLDPIGMIAKIPNILVVNPNLPIKTVADYVRYAKESKDGVTFASSGSGSSIHLSGEMFKMQSKIQMLHIPYKGSAPAVTDLLGGQVDSMFDNAPSAMPHIQSGKLRAVGITSAQRSPLLPEVPTLAESGYPNFDVQSWFALAAPAGTPKPIIEKLNAALNKALTAPDVRQRLQELGATPEPGSPEKMRDFATAEVKRWREVVKASGAKAE; this is encoded by the coding sequence ATGTCCTTATCTTTTGAGAAGCGTAGAGGCTTACTTGTATTAATCACTGTCCTAGCCTGTTGTGCGGTAGGAGTAGCAAACGCTCAAACGAACGCAAGTTGGCCTGATAAGCCCATCAAGATCATTGTTGGCTACTCTGCTGGAGGGGCTACAGACATATTGGCACGTTTAGTTGCAGTAAAAATGGGCATTACCTTGGGTCAGACAGTGATTATTGAAAACAAGCCTGGCGCCAATAGCAATGTCGGCGCAGAAATCGTTGCACGGTCACCAGCTGATGGTTATACCCTTTATGCCTTCTCAATTGCCAACACCATCAATATGTCGCTTTATCCAAAACTTGGGTACGACGCACTCAAAGATTTAGATCCGATTGGCATGATTGCCAAGATCCCCAATATTTTGGTAGTCAATCCAAATCTTCCAATCAAAACAGTTGCGGACTATGTGCGCTACGCCAAAGAATCAAAAGATGGCGTGACTTTTGCTTCCTCCGGTAGCGGCTCATCTATTCATCTCTCCGGCGAAATGTTTAAGATGCAATCGAAAATCCAAATGCTCCATATCCCTTACAAGGGGAGCGCTCCTGCCGTCACAGATTTACTAGGAGGTCAGGTAGATTCTATGTTTGATAACGCCCCTTCTGCAATGCCTCATATTCAAAGTGGAAAGCTGCGTGCAGTTGGCATTACCAGTGCGCAACGATCACCATTGCTGCCCGAAGTACCTACACTTGCCGAGTCTGGTTACCCCAATTTTGACGTGCAGTCATGGTTTGCCTTGGCTGCTCCTGCTGGAACCCCGAAGCCGATCATTGAAAAGCTTAATGCAGCACTAAATAAAGCCCTCACTGCGCCAGATGTGCGTCAACGTCTGCAAGAGTTGGGAGCTACACCTGAACCTGGCTCGCCAGAGAAAATGCGTGACTTCGCAACAGCTGAGGTAAAACGCTGGCGTGAAGTAGTTAAAGCATCTGGCGCAAAAGCCGAATAA
- a CDS encoding SDR family NAD(P)-dependent oxidoreductase — protein MNSTSHPPGLPTDLTGRTILVSGGGSAGPGWSIGRASCVTYARLGANVCVVDRDAASAEETTKIIVQEGGIAKTFIGDVSEEDEVKRLFFEARNQFGPIDVLHHNVGIGKVGGPMETSAEDFDRIHKVNVRSLLLAAQEVLPEMASRGTGNIIAISSVAGMRYLGYPHLAYSVTKAANTQFIRMIAQQYASQGIRANTVVPGLIDTPRIANTVAKIFSENSLDEARAARDKQVPMGRSGTAWDVAHACAFLVSDAAAYITGTELVVDGGITGKYT, from the coding sequence ATGAACTCAACTTCACATCCTCCCGGCTTACCAACCGATCTAACTGGTCGCACTATTTTAGTCTCTGGCGGCGGCTCGGCTGGACCGGGCTGGAGTATTGGTAGAGCATCTTGTGTCACTTACGCCAGACTGGGCGCCAATGTCTGCGTAGTTGATCGAGATGCGGCCTCCGCAGAAGAAACCACGAAGATTATTGTGCAGGAAGGTGGTATTGCAAAGACTTTTATTGGAGATGTTTCTGAAGAAGATGAAGTGAAGCGACTCTTCTTTGAGGCTCGTAATCAATTTGGCCCTATCGATGTTTTGCATCACAACGTGGGCATCGGTAAAGTTGGTGGCCCTATGGAAACGAGTGCCGAAGATTTTGATCGCATTCATAAAGTGAATGTTCGTAGCCTCTTGCTGGCAGCCCAGGAGGTTTTGCCTGAGATGGCATCCAGAGGCACAGGAAATATCATCGCTATTTCATCGGTAGCGGGTATGCGCTATTTAGGCTACCCGCATTTGGCCTATAGCGTCACTAAGGCAGCCAACACCCAATTTATTCGGATGATTGCCCAACAATACGCAAGCCAAGGCATTCGTGCCAATACAGTGGTGCCCGGTTTAATCGATACCCCACGCATTGCCAACACGGTAGCAAAGATTTTCTCTGAAAATAGTCTAGATGAGGCTCGTGCCGCTAGGGATAAGCAAGTTCCTATGGGTAGATCAGGAACAGCATGGGATGTGGCTCATGCCTGCGCCTTCCTGGTATCAGATGCAGCAGCCTACATTACCGGAACAGAACTGGTAGTGGATGGGGGCATTACCGGTAAATATACCTAA
- a CDS encoding phage holin family protein produces MSQENLLSSLKNLVSTGASIAQTRLELISTDVQIARTKFLSLLVIVIFTLFFLFFGLVMLALLIVIYSWETDRVLALSLLTSGFLAVGIILALVVLRLLKTMPKLFEATIAELAKDRQELSK; encoded by the coding sequence ATGTCTCAAGAAAACCTTTTATCCTCCCTGAAGAATCTCGTCTCCACGGGGGCATCTATTGCGCAGACTCGTCTGGAGTTGATCTCTACTGATGTGCAGATTGCGCGCACTAAGTTCTTGAGTCTTTTAGTGATTGTGATCTTTACCTTGTTTTTCTTATTCTTTGGCTTGGTGATGCTGGCTTTACTTATTGTGATTTATAGTTGGGAGACTGATCGGGTCTTGGCGCTAAGCTTGCTAACCAGTGGTTTTTTAGCCGTAGGCATCATTTTGGCGCTGGTAGTCTTGCGCTTGCTCAAAACTATGCCCAAACTATTCGAAGCAACGATTGCTGAGTTGGCTAAAGATCGTCAGGAGCTCTCTAAATAA
- a CDS encoding Smr/MutS family protein, whose amino-acid sequence MIHSFECLDCGNPRGMMGECRQCGSEELPIPHSDTMVLNLKFDSPSAQEALDRLTIGLRRASEVGIKAIILIHGYGASGEGGKIKWAVHDALENNYFSDRVDEYHFGEQTAFGSEAYHALLRRRPGLKAYLKHFKEGNAGMTVLIL is encoded by the coding sequence ATGATCCATTCATTTGAATGTCTAGACTGTGGCAACCCCAGGGGCATGATGGGGGAATGTCGTCAATGCGGAAGTGAGGAGCTTCCTATTCCGCATAGCGACACGATGGTGCTGAATTTAAAGTTTGATAGCCCAAGTGCCCAGGAGGCTTTGGATAGATTAACTATTGGGCTGCGCCGAGCTTCGGAAGTAGGTATCAAGGCAATCATTTTGATACATGGCTATGGGGCTAGCGGTGAGGGTGGCAAAATTAAATGGGCTGTACATGATGCTCTGGAGAATAACTATTTCTCAGACCGTGTTGATGAATATCACTTTGGCGAGCAAACCGCATTTGGTAGCGAGGCTTACCATGCGCTTTTGAGAAGAAGGCCTGGATTAAAAGCCTATCTAAAGCACTTCAAGGAGGGCAATGCAGGTATGACGGTATTAATACTGTGA
- a CDS encoding 5'-methylthioadenosine nucleosidase, with product MKTQLLIITALESELDKSALPAGVDIVYSGVGKINATAASIQAIHEYQPKRIVNFGTVGKINSALQGLLEIGKVMQRDMMAVPLAPRGQTPFCPKPSHYLSLGGEHTCGTGDSFVTAHDPWLISQGIDVVDMELFAIASIAYQSNIPWQSFKYVTDDANADSGNEWTHRVNHGQELYLEKLKELLSA from the coding sequence ATGAAAACACAATTACTCATTATTACCGCATTAGAGTCCGAGCTGGATAAAAGCGCGTTACCAGCGGGTGTCGATATTGTGTATTCTGGAGTAGGCAAAATCAATGCAACTGCGGCCAGTATTCAGGCTATTCATGAATATCAGCCAAAGCGGATAGTGAACTTTGGCACCGTTGGAAAAATTAACTCTGCTCTACAAGGCTTATTAGAAATCGGTAAAGTAATGCAGCGAGACATGATGGCGGTTCCTTTGGCACCTAGAGGCCAAACCCCTTTTTGCCCTAAACCATCCCACTACCTTTCTCTTGGGGGTGAGCATACTTGCGGCACTGGAGATAGCTTTGTGACAGCGCATGATCCTTGGTTAATCTCCCAGGGCATTGATGTAGTGGATATGGAATTATTTGCGATTGCGAGTATTGCCTATCAATCAAATATTCCATGGCAATCATTTAAATATGTGACTGATGATGCCAACGCTGATTCGGGAAACGAGTGGACTCATCGCGTAAACCATGGCCAAGAACTCTATCTAGAAAAGCTCAAAGAGCTTTTGAGTGCCTAA
- a CDS encoding YqjD family protein — MTTKKPTSTQEEAQIHSEVLISDFKALMADAEDLIKATAIHDDGPLGAIRSKALETLNSAKESLSSVEGTVTEKAKVVAERTDEFVHRNPWEAIGVAAGIGLLVGLFIRRR; from the coding sequence ATGACTACCAAAAAACCAACAAGTACGCAGGAAGAAGCTCAGATCCATTCAGAAGTTTTGATAAGTGACTTCAAGGCGCTTATGGCAGACGCTGAGGATCTCATCAAGGCAACCGCAATCCATGACGATGGCCCACTTGGCGCAATTCGGTCAAAGGCTTTGGAGACGCTCAATAGCGCAAAAGAAAGTCTATCCTCTGTTGAGGGTACTGTGACTGAAAAAGCTAAAGTCGTTGCGGAGCGCACTGATGAGTTTGTCCATCGAAATCCCTGGGAGGCAATAGGTGTTGCAGCTGGGATTGGCTTGTTAGTAGGTCTTTTTATTCGTCGTCGCTAG
- a CDS encoding YqjK-like family protein, producing MGKILAELQARQKVLQERAAQERADFALHFEPIEKPLSWADKGMDAFNFMKSTPILWTSAFAVLAHYKPKLASKVLAVGWGTVKFLKGAKSLL from the coding sequence ATGGGCAAAATACTAGCTGAACTTCAGGCAAGGCAAAAAGTGCTGCAGGAGCGGGCAGCCCAAGAGCGTGCTGACTTTGCTTTGCATTTTGAGCCCATAGAAAAGCCCTTGTCATGGGCTGATAAGGGTATGGATGCATTTAATTTTATGAAGAGTACGCCGATCTTGTGGACGAGTGCGTTCGCAGTACTAGCGCACTACAAACCCAAACTTGCCAGTAAAGTACTCGCAGTAGGCTGGGGCACTGTCAAGTTTCTCAAAGGCGCTAAAAGTCTTTTGTAA